A single region of the Palaeococcus ferrophilus DSM 13482 genome encodes:
- a CDS encoding class III signal peptide-containing protein produces the protein MRKGQVSLEFMFVFAIFLVLLVYSVNNVTFTQNSASVDTLRVQVSIEAKHMANAISNTISQVYAQGPGSKATTYLHLRYLNDQSTLQKAYGTNSSMVVFLSYLNGTYVDIINPSNPTLNLNETNTTRRNVFWSEALYKKDITTNSTVFPDSITVNGTTLYGLSLSPGSLPSMITIVVEWNPSAPENWTFQNATIRINIKPGG, from the coding sequence ATGAGGAAAGGTCAGGTTTCGCTGGAGTTCATGTTCGTGTTTGCGATATTCCTTGTGCTGCTGGTCTATTCGGTCAACAACGTTACATTCACCCAGAACTCTGCATCCGTTGATACCCTGAGGGTTCAGGTTAGTATAGAGGCCAAACACATGGCAAACGCCATCTCCAACACCATCTCCCAGGTTTACGCTCAGGGGCCCGGCTCAAAGGCCACCACCTACCTTCACCTCCGCTACCTCAACGACCAGAGCACCCTCCAAAAGGCCTACGGCACGAATTCCAGCATGGTGGTATTCCTCTCATACCTCAACGGCACGTATGTGGATATCATAAACCCCTCTAACCCGACCCTCAACCTCAACGAGACGAACACCACCAGGAGGAACGTCTTCTGGAGTGAGGCACTCTACAAAAAAGACATCACGACGAACTCGACGGTCTTTCCGGATAGCATAACGGTAAACGGCACCACGCTCTACGGACTCTCGCTTTCCCCCGGCTCGCTGCCCTCTATGATAACGATAGTGGTGGAGTGGAATCCCAGCGCCCCCGAGAACTGGACCTTCCAGAACGCAACGATAAGAATAAACATTAAGCCGGGTGGATGA
- a CDS encoding FtsZ/tubulin family protein, translating to MRALILGIGQCGTKIADLFALVDFETLAINTSRGDLEYLKHVPAERRILVGESLTGGKGVNANPILGRESMRRDLPMVMRKINSIIGREDVDIFFLTFGFGGGTGAGGTPVLAEALKEEYPDSLVVAIGALPLKEEGIRPTINAAITIDKLSKVADSIIAIDNNKLRESGDDITQAYEKINYTIVERIASLLALIDVPGEQTLDGSDLKFVLKAFGSFATVGYAKEDASRVKSLERLILKSFESEGLYLEANIESALYGLVAIHGPPELLKANEIFDALNYLTEKIRGKQIFRGFYPDPREREVEVVTLLSGIYESRSIEEIVLTAKRYASSFMQAKREAEVKQRELLKGLPDFDDVYPGMPGERTVETLPDADVEGVVKRLRRREDE from the coding sequence ATGAGGGCTCTAATACTTGGAATCGGCCAGTGCGGAACCAAGATAGCTGATCTGTTCGCCCTGGTTGACTTTGAGACTCTTGCCATAAACACCTCGAGGGGAGACCTTGAGTACCTAAAGCACGTTCCGGCAGAGCGCAGAATCCTCGTGGGAGAGAGCCTGACGGGAGGAAAGGGCGTCAACGCCAACCCCATACTCGGCAGGGAGTCCATGAGGCGCGATCTCCCCATGGTGATGAGGAAGATAAACTCCATAATCGGGCGGGAGGACGTGGACATATTCTTCCTCACCTTCGGTTTTGGAGGGGGCACAGGGGCGGGAGGAACGCCCGTCCTCGCGGAGGCCCTCAAGGAGGAGTATCCGGATTCACTCGTGGTGGCCATAGGAGCGCTCCCTCTGAAGGAGGAGGGCATAAGGCCGACCATTAACGCGGCCATAACCATAGACAAGCTCTCGAAGGTGGCCGACTCGATAATAGCGATAGACAACAACAAGCTGCGCGAGAGCGGTGACGATATAACCCAGGCCTACGAGAAGATAAACTACACCATAGTGGAGCGCATAGCTTCCCTCCTGGCGCTGATCGACGTGCCGGGCGAGCAGACCCTCGACGGCAGCGACCTCAAGTTCGTCCTCAAGGCCTTTGGCAGCTTCGCGACAGTGGGCTACGCCAAGGAGGATGCCTCCCGCGTCAAGAGCCTCGAGCGTCTAATCCTCAAGTCCTTTGAGAGCGAGGGCCTCTACCTTGAGGCGAACATCGAATCCGCCCTCTACGGTCTGGTGGCGATCCACGGCCCGCCGGAGCTTCTGAAGGCGAACGAAATCTTTGACGCCCTCAACTACCTCACGGAGAAGATAAGGGGCAAGCAGATTTTTAGGGGCTTCTACCCCGACCCGAGGGAGAGGGAGGTTGAGGTGGTTACCCTGCTCAGCGGCATCTACGAGAGCAGGAGCATAGAGGAGATAGTACTCACCGCCAAGAGGTACGCCTCCTCGTTCATGCAGGCGAAGAGGGAGGCGGAGGTAAAGCAGAGGGAGCTTTTGAAGGGGCTCCCCGACTTTGATGATGTCTATCCCGGAATGCCCGGAGAGAGAACGGTGGAAACCCTCCCTGATGCGGACGTCGAGGGCGTTGTTAAGCGTTTGAGGAGGCGGGAGGATGAGTGA
- a CDS encoding prenyltransferase/squalene oxidase repeat-containing protein: MKRLLSLMVIAIILVSTTSVAAKPVFEDALSFVKESKGVSDDIKDVSLALMALVSTEGKTVEDLSGYIDDYTGFLLDSQNPDGGWGRTKGQASDVISTSYAVIALSYTLSHYPSGSEMYQPVESAADSGVDYLVGAFNGEAWGYVPGTASAFYPSVMAIWALGSMGYRYEGSYVVPSGVEYVEGVDSYGGFPDYMVEGLKLMAYHAVGYIPSDLDERLGEIKGLLLGGELKPSERAFLTYLVVLYEDINFDTAKILVSLEDARHTDPTYWADEPTFLNSDTKIVEASAYATLALSVGADKISETQENPFRSSCEMLRSLQNEDGGWSYAQGFPSNEKATYYALRALKLCYFRDPSIERGIEWMKGRLPVDAAYSKELGQIYPPHIYTILALAEFGELSEEEKTEQIELIKSLKRKDGEWGSFLGPQPLDTALAIKALLALGVSPDDPDVKAAKNWLLSISNGGWGTYVRTKYYSSMLSSNVPTTLEVLEALLPISTKNELEGHVQWLLAQRLEDGSWPMIKENVFHGVVLYEGVKSLEMTIRVTQLLKEFGYNFDDDTLKLVEESRKESVPDLALSTIYLSNFKFIPKTNLYDVTRLLGEEKFTVVYTDGRKTDAEAVSADLLRYFDANASVEAFDSFEDGNYIVLADYSDFNLDDYNPYLSVSIENGMLNVEGRAYYTENSILLIPGKYENGYVLFVLYEPATSSAVRTLFDSGLIKYLKGDAIVVQFHDNGDGVAEVRELTADIVG; this comes from the coding sequence ATGAAGAGGTTACTGTCTTTAATGGTCATTGCGATTATCTTAGTGTCCACCACGAGCGTGGCCGCAAAGCCCGTTTTTGAGGATGCACTCAGCTTTGTCAAGGAATCAAAGGGAGTTTCTGATGATATTAAGGACGTAAGCCTTGCGCTGATGGCCCTTGTCAGCACGGAGGGCAAAACCGTGGAGGACCTCTCGGGGTACATAGATGACTACACGGGCTTCCTCCTCGACTCTCAGAACCCTGACGGCGGATGGGGGAGAACGAAGGGTCAGGCCAGCGACGTCATAAGCACCTCCTACGCTGTAATCGCGCTCTCCTACACTCTCAGCCACTACCCCTCCGGAAGCGAGATGTACCAGCCCGTGGAAAGCGCCGCCGATTCTGGCGTTGACTACCTCGTTGGGGCCTTCAACGGGGAGGCATGGGGCTACGTGCCCGGAACCGCGAGTGCCTTCTACCCTAGCGTCATGGCGATCTGGGCCCTCGGAAGCATGGGCTACCGTTACGAGGGGTCGTACGTTGTCCCATCGGGCGTTGAGTACGTTGAGGGAGTGGATTCCTACGGCGGCTTTCCAGATTACATGGTTGAGGGCCTCAAGCTCATGGCCTACCACGCTGTGGGGTACATCCCAAGCGATCTTGACGAGAGGCTTGGCGAGATTAAGGGCCTTCTCCTCGGCGGGGAGCTCAAGCCGAGCGAGCGCGCCTTCCTGACCTACCTCGTCGTCCTCTACGAGGACATAAACTTCGACACCGCCAAGATTCTCGTATCCCTCGAGGACGCGAGGCACACCGACCCCACCTACTGGGCGGACGAGCCCACGTTCCTCAACTCCGACACCAAAATCGTTGAGGCCTCCGCCTACGCCACCCTCGCGCTCTCCGTCGGCGCTGACAAGATAAGCGAGACCCAGGAGAACCCCTTCAGGAGCTCGTGTGAGATGCTCCGCTCCCTCCAGAACGAAGATGGGGGATGGAGCTACGCGCAGGGCTTCCCCTCAAACGAGAAGGCGACCTACTATGCCCTCAGGGCCCTCAAGCTCTGCTACTTCCGCGACCCGTCCATAGAGAGGGGCATTGAATGGATGAAGGGTCGTCTTCCCGTTGATGCCGCCTATTCCAAGGAGCTCGGCCAGATTTACCCGCCCCACATATACACGATACTGGCCCTGGCGGAGTTTGGAGAGCTCTCCGAGGAGGAGAAGACCGAGCAGATTGAGCTCATAAAGTCCCTGAAGAGGAAGGACGGTGAGTGGGGAAGCTTCCTCGGCCCACAGCCCCTCGACACCGCCCTGGCCATCAAAGCCCTCCTGGCGCTCGGTGTGAGTCCTGACGACCCGGACGTGAAAGCGGCCAAGAACTGGCTTCTCTCCATATCCAACGGCGGCTGGGGTACCTACGTGAGGACGAAGTACTACTCGTCCATGCTCTCGTCAAACGTTCCCACCACGCTGGAGGTTCTGGAGGCGCTCCTCCCGATATCAACGAAGAACGAGCTTGAGGGGCACGTCCAGTGGCTCCTCGCCCAGAGGCTCGAGGACGGCAGCTGGCCCATGATCAAGGAGAACGTCTTCCACGGTGTGGTGCTCTACGAGGGTGTGAAGAGCCTCGAGATGACCATAAGGGTCACCCAGCTCCTCAAGGAATTCGGCTACAACTTCGACGACGACACCCTCAAACTGGTGGAGGAGTCCAGGAAGGAGAGCGTCCCGGACCTGGCCCTCTCCACGATTTACCTCTCAAACTTCAAGTTCATACCCAAGACAAACCTGTACGACGTCACCCGCCTCCTCGGCGAGGAGAAGTTCACAGTGGTCTACACCGACGGAAGGAAGACCGACGCCGAGGCCGTTAGCGCCGATTTACTCCGCTACTTTGACGCCAACGCGAGCGTCGAGGCATTCGACTCCTTTGAGGATGGAAACTACATAGTCCTCGCGGACTACTCCGACTTCAACCTCGATGATTACAACCCCTACCTGAGCGTCTCAATCGAGAACGGTATGCTCAACGTGGAGGGAAGGGCATACTACACGGAGAACTCAATACTCCTCATCCCAGGAAAGTACGAGAACGGCTACGTCCTCTTCGTGCTCTACGAGCCGGCCACCTCGAGCGCCGTAAGGACCCTCTTCGACTCCGGCCTGATAAAGTACCTGAAGGGCGACGCCATCGTCGTCCAGTTCCACGACAACGGAGACGGCGTTGCAGAGGTGAGGGAACTCACCGCGGACATCGTGGGGTGA
- the twy1 gene encoding 4-demethylwyosine synthase TYW1 — protein sequence MAITFKSNPNMPEEMANLFRKQHYALVGRHSSVKLCHWLKESIKHDRFCYKQKFYNIHSHRCLQMTPVTAWCTHNCIFCWRPMEGFLGTELPEPWDDPAFIVEESIKAQRKLIVGYKGMPGINMKKFEEAWNPKHAAISLSGEPMLYPYMGDLVEEFHKRGFTTFIVTNGTVPERLEEMKREDKLPTQLYVSLTAPDVETYNRVNVPMIPDGWDRIKETLELMRDAQTRTVIRLTLVKGENMHNPEGYAKLIKLANPMFVEAKAYMFVGFSRNRLTINNMPRHEEIKAFAEELVEHLPGYHIEDEYEPSRVVLIMRDDVDSHGTGINGRFIKH from the coding sequence ATGGCGATAACGTTCAAGTCCAACCCGAACATGCCCGAGGAGATGGCTAACCTCTTCAGGAAGCAGCATTACGCTCTCGTGGGCAGGCACAGCTCGGTCAAGCTCTGTCACTGGCTCAAGGAGAGTATAAAGCACGACCGCTTCTGCTACAAGCAGAAGTTCTACAACATACACTCCCACCGCTGCCTGCAGATGACGCCGGTCACTGCCTGGTGCACCCACAACTGCATATTCTGCTGGAGACCCATGGAGGGCTTCCTCGGCACCGAACTGCCGGAACCGTGGGACGACCCGGCCTTCATAGTCGAGGAGAGCATAAAGGCCCAGAGGAAGCTCATAGTGGGCTACAAGGGCATGCCCGGTATAAACATGAAGAAGTTCGAGGAGGCGTGGAACCCCAAGCACGCGGCCATAAGCCTGTCCGGCGAGCCGATGCTCTACCCGTACATGGGAGACCTCGTCGAGGAGTTCCACAAGCGCGGCTTCACGACATTCATAGTCACCAACGGCACCGTTCCGGAGAGGCTTGAGGAGATGAAGCGCGAGGACAAGCTCCCGACCCAGCTCTACGTCTCGCTCACTGCCCCGGACGTCGAGACCTACAACCGCGTTAACGTCCCCATGATTCCGGACGGCTGGGACAGGATAAAGGAGACGCTCGAGCTCATGCGCGATGCACAGACTAGGACGGTGATAAGGCTCACGCTCGTCAAGGGGGAGAACATGCACAATCCAGAGGGCTACGCCAAACTGATAAAGCTCGCCAACCCGATGTTCGTCGAGGCCAAAGCCTACATGTTCGTGGGATTCTCAAGGAACAGGCTCACCATCAACAACATGCCTCGCCACGAGGAGATAAAGGCCTTCGCCGAGGAACTGGTGGAGCACCTTCCGGGCTATCACATAGAGGACGAGTACGAGCCCAGCAGGGTCGTTCTCATAATGAGGGACGACGTCGACAGCCACGGAACCGGCATAAACGGCCGTTTCATAAAACACTGA
- a CDS encoding HemK2/MTQ2 family protein methyltransferase: MFIEYEGLKIKLHPQVYEPAEDTFLLARNLVVREGDVALDVGTGTGIIALLMAGKARHVLGVDVNPIAVEMARENAKLNGISNVEFRVSDLFERVDGKFDVITFNAPYLPGEPEEPIDLALVGGETGREVLDRFIGEVPNYLKPGGVVQIVQSSITGVEETLEKLDSAGLTPKVAARERYFFEEIVLINAYARW, translated from the coding sequence ATGTTCATCGAGTACGAGGGCCTCAAAATAAAGCTCCACCCCCAGGTGTACGAGCCGGCCGAGGACACTTTCCTCCTCGCGAGGAACCTGGTGGTTAGAGAGGGGGACGTGGCCCTCGACGTGGGGACGGGGACGGGAATAATAGCCCTCCTCATGGCGGGGAAGGCCCGCCACGTTCTCGGCGTTGATGTCAACCCCATCGCGGTGGAGATGGCAAGGGAAAACGCAAAGCTGAACGGCATTAGTAACGTGGAATTTCGAGTTAGCGACCTCTTCGAGAGGGTTGATGGAAAATTCGACGTCATAACCTTCAACGCGCCCTACCTGCCGGGTGAACCTGAGGAGCCCATAGACCTGGCCCTCGTGGGCGGTGAAACGGGTAGGGAAGTCCTCGACCGGTTCATTGGGGAGGTGCCCAACTATCTAAAACCCGGGGGAGTCGTCCAGATAGTCCAGAGCTCCATAACCGGTGTAGAAGAGACGCTGGAAAAGCTCGATTCTGCAGGTTTAACCCCTAAGGTGGCCGCCCGTGAGAGGTACTTCTTCGAGGAAATAGTGCTCATAAACGCCTACGCGAGGTGGTAG
- a CDS encoding flavin reductase family protein, producing the protein MYRLMYPMRTYLVVSGRDEETNVMAADWVTVLSHRPFMVGVAVSPKRYTHGLIKKYGEFVLSVPTLEMLDDVWIAGTRRGPPKLDEMEVTLVPSTKVSVPSIKEAAANLECRVVDSRDYGDHTFFVGEVVGHTYDENVFAPNSVNLEAGLLAHVSWADFVTFEKRVHKPSERL; encoded by the coding sequence ATGTACAGGCTCATGTATCCCATGCGCACTTACCTCGTTGTCTCCGGGAGAGATGAGGAGACCAACGTAATGGCCGCGGACTGGGTCACGGTGCTTTCCCACAGGCCCTTCATGGTTGGCGTTGCGGTTTCGCCAAAAAGGTACACCCACGGCCTCATCAAGAAGTACGGTGAATTTGTCCTCAGCGTGCCAACACTGGAGATGCTCGACGACGTTTGGATAGCCGGGACAAGGAGAGGCCCTCCAAAGCTGGATGAGATGGAGGTCACGCTGGTCCCCTCAACGAAGGTCTCCGTCCCGAGCATAAAGGAGGCCGCCGCCAACCTCGAGTGCAGGGTCGTTGACTCGAGGGACTACGGCGACCACACTTTCTTCGTAGGTGAAGTGGTTGGTCACACCTACGATGAAAATGTCTTCGCTCCGAATAGCGTGAACCTTGAGGCCGGTCTCTTAGCCCACGTCTCCTGGGCGGACTTTGTGACGTTTGAGAAGCGCGTCCACAAACCATCGGAAAGGCTTTAA
- a CDS encoding S8 family peptidase, which yields MRKYIAVALAIAMFAGLFVVPTMAERPEMVRVVVHIDRSSFNPAGVLNLGGHVVYQFRLIDAAVVEVPSTAVGRLKRLPGVEKVEFDHQAVILKGKPSGAGKPKPSQPPQEVPWGIERVKAPSVWSTTDGSSNGVIQVAILDTGIDYDHPDLAANLAWGVSTLRGRVSTKPKDYRDQNGHGTHVAGTIAALNNDIGVVGVAPGVQIYAIRVLDASGRGSYSDIAIGIEQAILGPDGVADKDGDGIIAGDPDDDAAEVISMSLGGSADDSYLHDMIIQAYNAGIVIVAASGNEGASSPSYPAAYPEVIAVGASDINDNIASFSNRQPEVSAPGVDVLSTYPDDTYKTLSGTSMATPHVSGVVALIQAAHFNKYGTILPVGTFDDMSKNTVRGILHITADDLGSPGWDVDYGYGIVRADLAVQAALG from the coding sequence ATGAGAAAGTACATTGCAGTGGCGCTGGCCATCGCGATGTTCGCAGGGCTTTTTGTGGTTCCCACCATGGCCGAGAGGCCCGAGATGGTCAGGGTCGTGGTTCACATAGACAGATCCAGCTTTAATCCCGCGGGGGTTTTGAACCTCGGGGGGCACGTCGTGTACCAGTTCCGCCTGATTGACGCCGCCGTGGTTGAGGTTCCCTCCACCGCCGTAGGGAGGCTCAAGAGGCTGCCCGGCGTTGAGAAAGTCGAGTTCGACCATCAGGCAGTTATCCTCAAGGGCAAGCCTTCGGGGGCTGGGAAGCCCAAGCCAAGCCAGCCACCCCAAGAGGTTCCATGGGGAATAGAGCGCGTTAAGGCTCCAAGTGTGTGGAGCACAACCGATGGATCAAGCAACGGGGTCATCCAGGTTGCAATCCTCGACACTGGAATAGACTACGACCACCCGGACCTCGCCGCCAACCTCGCCTGGGGTGTGAGCACGCTTAGGGGTAGGGTTTCTACCAAACCGAAGGACTACAGAGACCAGAACGGTCACGGAACCCACGTGGCGGGAACAATAGCGGCCCTCAACAACGACATCGGAGTTGTCGGCGTCGCTCCTGGAGTCCAGATTTACGCGATTAGGGTTCTCGACGCGAGCGGAAGGGGTTCGTACAGTGACATAGCCATAGGAATTGAGCAGGCCATCCTCGGCCCGGACGGAGTTGCAGACAAGGATGGAGATGGAATAATAGCGGGCGATCCCGACGATGACGCGGCAGAGGTAATAAGCATGTCCCTCGGAGGCTCCGCCGACGACAGCTACCTCCACGATATGATAATCCAAGCCTACAACGCTGGAATAGTCATCGTAGCCGCCAGCGGCAACGAGGGTGCCTCAAGCCCGAGCTACCCTGCCGCTTACCCGGAGGTTATTGCCGTCGGCGCGAGTGACATCAACGACAACATCGCGAGCTTCAGCAACCGCCAGCCTGAGGTCAGCGCCCCGGGCGTTGACGTTCTCAGCACCTACCCGGACGACACTTACAAGACTCTCAGCGGAACGAGCATGGCCACACCTCACGTGAGCGGCGTCGTGGCACTAATACAAGCGGCTCACTTCAACAAGTACGGCACGATCCTTCCGGTTGGAACCTTTGACGACATGAGCAAGAACACCGTGAGGGGAATCCTCCACATCACGGCTGACGACCTTGGAAGCCCAGGATGGGATGTAGACTACGGCTACGGTATTGTGAGGGCAGACCTCGCCGTCCAGGCCGCGCTCGGATGA
- a CDS encoding 30S ribosomal protein S27ae produces MAKGGKKTSQKWKYYAVSGDKVERKKKFCPRCGPGVFMAEHKDRWSCGRCGYTEWKKK; encoded by the coding sequence ATGGCCAAGGGTGGAAAGAAGACCTCCCAGAAGTGGAAGTACTACGCCGTCAGCGGCGATAAGGTCGAGAGGAAGAAGAAGTTCTGCCCGCGCTGCGGTCCCGGAGTTTTCATGGCCGAGCACAAGGACCGCTGGAGCTGCGGCCGCTGCGGCTACACCGAGTGGAAGAAGAAGTGA
- a CDS encoding 30S ribosomal protein S24e — translation MEIRIIEKKENPLLGRTEIYFEVEHEGEPTPSRQEVKGKLVAMLDLNAGTTVIQYIRSNFGSRVSKGYAKVYETRERMLEVEPEYVLRREGFISEEQEE, via the coding sequence ATGGAAATTAGGATTATCGAGAAGAAGGAGAACCCCCTGCTCGGCAGGACCGAGATATACTTCGAGGTGGAGCACGAGGGAGAGCCTACTCCCAGCAGGCAGGAGGTTAAGGGCAAGCTCGTTGCCATGCTCGACCTCAACGCCGGCACCACCGTCATACAGTACATTAGGAGCAACTTCGGTAGCAGGGTCAGCAAGGGCTACGCCAAGGTCTATGAGACAAGGGAGAGGATGCTCGAGGTTGAACCCGAGTACGTCCTCAGGAGAGAGGGTTTCATAAGCGAGGAGCAGGAGGAGTGA
- a CDS encoding GTP-dependent dephospho-CoA kinase — translation MKEFYFKLPVEMREELKAPLGRLVKGEIPLPYLESREAFESSPCLITVGDVVTENIIKLGIKPHLALYDYKTERRGYSPEVDEDAVIITVNNPPATITGALLRAMRKAVELIGRGRRVHIKVCGEEDLAAIPAVVYAPEGALVVYGQPREGIVLIKVTPETKLKFAKMLRRMEVVYDGN, via the coding sequence ATGAAGGAGTTTTACTTTAAACTTCCCGTTGAGATGCGAGAGGAGCTTAAAGCTCCCCTGGGTAGGCTGGTTAAAGGGGAGATCCCTCTGCCGTATCTGGAATCGCGAGAGGCGTTTGAATCATCACCCTGCCTCATAACGGTGGGGGACGTTGTCACGGAAAACATTATAAAGCTCGGGATTAAGCCCCACCTTGCCCTGTACGACTACAAGACGGAGAGAAGGGGGTATTCCCCAGAGGTTGATGAGGACGCGGTAATAATTACCGTTAACAATCCACCCGCCACGATAACGGGCGCGCTCCTCAGGGCCATGAGAAAGGCCGTTGAGCTCATCGGGCGCGGGAGGCGGGTTCACATAAAGGTGTGCGGTGAGGAGGATTTGGCCGCCATCCCCGCCGTCGTCTACGCTCCCGAGGGAGCGCTCGTGGTCTACGGGCAGCCCCGCGAGGGCATAGTGCTTATAAAGGTAACCCCTGAAACAAAGCTTAAGTTCGCGAAAATGCTCAGGAGAATGGAGGTGGTTTACGATGGAAATTAG
- the spt4 gene encoding transcription elongation factor subunit Spt4, giving the protein MALKACRHCHYLTREEQCPKCGSRDLSDEWFDLVIILNPEESRIAQTLQAKYEGKYAIRVR; this is encoded by the coding sequence ATGGCCCTCAAAGCGTGCCGCCACTGCCACTACCTCACGCGCGAGGAGCAGTGCCCCAAGTGCGGCAGCAGGGACCTCAGCGACGAGTGGTTCGACCTCGTCATAATCCTGAACCCCGAGGAGTCAAGGATAGCCCAGACTCTGCAAGCTAAGTACGAGGGCAAGTACGCCATAAGGGTCAGATGA
- a CDS encoding DNA-directed RNA polymerase, whose product MYRLITVKDVVRIPPSKFTLDPKEAAREELKLAYEGIYDRDEGVVLSVLDVRELSEGVIVPGDGATYHEAVFDVLVWSPELHEVVEGEVVDVTQYGAFIRIGPLDGLVHISQLMDDYVVFDEKNKQFVGKESHQILQLGDEVRARIIAVSVKSKIVRENKVGLTMRQPGLGKPDWIAKQKRKEKEGEA is encoded by the coding sequence ATGTACAGACTCATCACTGTTAAGGACGTCGTGAGGATTCCGCCCTCGAAGTTCACCCTCGATCCGAAGGAGGCCGCCAGGGAGGAGCTTAAGCTGGCCTACGAGGGCATCTACGATAGGGACGAGGGCGTCGTGCTCAGCGTTCTCGATGTCAGGGAGCTCAGCGAGGGCGTAATCGTCCCCGGGGACGGGGCAACGTACCACGAGGCCGTCTTTGATGTCCTCGTCTGGAGCCCCGAGCTCCACGAGGTCGTCGAGGGAGAGGTCGTTGACGTAACTCAGTACGGTGCCTTCATAAGGATAGGGCCCCTCGACGGTCTGGTCCACATAAGCCAGCTCATGGACGACTACGTCGTTTTCGACGAGAAGAACAAGCAGTTCGTGGGTAAGGAGAGCCACCAGATACTCCAGCTCGGCGACGAGGTCAGGGCGAGGATTATAGCAGTCAGCGTAAAGAGCAAGATAGTGAGGGAGAACAAGGTTGGCCTGACGATGCGCCAGCCGGGCCTTGGAAAGCCCGATTGGATAGCGAAGCAGAAGAGGAAGGAGAAGGAAGGTGAGGCGTGA
- a CDS encoding inorganic diphosphatase translates to MNPFHELEPGPEVPEVVNALIEIPKGSRNKYEIDKKTGLLKLDRVLYSPFFYPVDYGIIPQTWYDDGDPFDIMVIMREPVYPLTIIEARPLGIMKMEDSGDKDWKVIAVPAEDPYFKDWKDIDDIPKAFLDEIAHFFQRYKELQGKTTTVEGWGNAEEAKKEILRAIELYKEKFGKKE, encoded by the coding sequence ATGAACCCGTTCCACGAGTTGGAGCCAGGACCGGAAGTCCCGGAGGTTGTTAACGCACTCATAGAGATTCCAAAGGGAAGCAGGAACAAGTACGAGATTGACAAGAAGACGGGCCTTCTCAAGCTCGATAGGGTCCTTTACAGCCCGTTCTTCTACCCGGTTGACTACGGTATAATCCCGCAGACCTGGTACGACGACGGAGACCCCTTTGACATCATGGTCATCATGCGCGAGCCGGTTTACCCGCTCACCATAATCGAGGCGAGGCCCCTCGGGATAATGAAGATGGAAGACAGCGGAGACAAGGACTGGAAGGTCATAGCCGTTCCGGCCGAAGACCCGTACTTCAAGGACTGGAAGGACATTGACGACATCCCCAAGGCCTTCCTCGACGAGATAGCCCACTTCTTCCAGAGATACAAGGAGCTCCAGGGCAAGACCACCACCGTTGAGGGATGGGGTAACGCCGAAGAGGCCAAGAAGGAGATACTTCGCGCCATCGAGCTCTACAAGGAGAAGTTTGGCAAGAAGGAGTGA